One Polaribacter reichenbachii genomic window, AAGAATTAGGTCCAAGATTATTAGAGAGTGTGTATCATCAATGTTTAATAGAAGAATTAAAATATAACGAAATCTCTTTTACTTCAGAAATCGATGTTAGCGTAAAATATAGAGGTAAAAAAATTGATTCAAAATTTAGAGCAGATTTAGTAATTGAAAATTGTATGGTTGTAGAATTAAAATCTGTAAAAGAATTTCAACCTATATTTGAAGCTCAACTTTTAACTTATATGCATTTATTAAAAGCTCCAAAAGGGATTTTAGTTAATTTTAATTGTTTAAATATCTTTAAACAAGGACAGAAAACTTTTGTAAATGATTTTTTTAGTGAATTACCTGACAAATAAAACTATGTAATCTATGTCCCTATGTGGTCAAGAAAAATAATAAATGAAAACGTTAAAAGGCAAAAACCTTAATTTAAGAGCAATAGAACCAGAAGATTTAAATTTTCTACACACTATAGAAAACAATGAAATGTTTTGGGAAGTTAGCCATACTCAAGCTCCTTTTTCTAGATATGTTTTAAAGCAATATTTAGAAAATGCACATTTAGATATTTATGAAACCAAACAACTACGTTTGGTAATTGAAGAATCATCAAAAAAAGAACAAGTAGGTATGATCGATTTGTTCGATTTTAATCCGCAACATAAAAGAGCAGGAATTGGTATTTTAATTCATCCTTATTATCAAAATAAAGGCTATGCTTCTGAAGCTTTATCTCTATTAATCAACTATTCATTTTCTTATTTAGACTTACATCAGCTGTATGCAAATATTACTTCTGATAATGAGAAAAGTTTAGCTTTATTTAAAAAACATAATTTTGCAGAAGTTGGTCTTAAAAAAGATTGGATTTTATCAAACAGAAAGTTTAAAGATGAAATTTTATTTCAATTAATAAAAGAGTAGTTTTGCATCCATCAAAAAAAAAATAAAAGTAAATTGGGTAAAAAAATTTTATACGCATTAGGTTTTGTCCTTTTAATAGGAGGTATTTTAGGTTATAATTATTATCAAAAAATATTTGGAGAAGCCATTACCAAAGATTACGTACTTTTTATAAATAGTACAGATAGTTTAGTTGATGTAAAAGAAAAAATAGCAGACTATTCTAAAAATCCTAATACATTTCTTTGGGTTGCTGCAAAGAAAAATTTTTCGAAACCTAAAACTGGTCGTTATTTAATAAAGCAAGGGATGTCTAATAACGATTTGGTAAATATGTTAAGAAGTGGAAATCAGACTGCTTTAAAGATATCATTTAACAACCAAGATACTTTAGAAAAATTTGCAGGAAGAATTGCTGAACAATTAGAACTTGATTCTATAGCAATAATCAATTCATTTACAGAAAAGGAGTTTTTAACCAAAAACAAACTGAATAAAAAATCTGTTTTACAAATTTGTATTCCTAATAGTTATGAATTTTATTGGACAGTTTCTGCTGATAAATTTAGAAACAAATTATTAAGAGAATATAATCGTTTTTGGAATGCTTCTCGACTTGCAAAAGCTAAAGCTTTAAAGCTAACTAAAGATGATGTAATTACTTTAGCTTCTATTGTACAAAAAGAAACTGCACAAAAAGTTGAACGTCCAATTGTTGCTGGCTTGTATTTAAATCG contains:
- a CDS encoding GxxExxY protein, which translates into the protein MEISKQYLNELTYAFLGCCINVHKELGPRLLESVYHQCLIEELKYNEISFTSEIDVSVKYRGKKIDSKFRADLVIENCMVVELKSVKEFQPIFEAQLLTYMHLLKAPKGILVNFNCLNIFKQGQKTFVNDFFSELPDK
- a CDS encoding GNAT family N-acetyltransferase, with amino-acid sequence MKTLKGKNLNLRAIEPEDLNFLHTIENNEMFWEVSHTQAPFSRYVLKQYLENAHLDIYETKQLRLVIEESSKKEQVGMIDLFDFNPQHKRAGIGILIHPYYQNKGYASEALSLLINYSFSYLDLHQLYANITSDNEKSLALFKKHNFAEVGLKKDWILSNRKFKDEILFQLIKE
- the mltG gene encoding endolytic transglycosylase MltG; amino-acid sequence: MGKKILYALGFVLLIGGILGYNYYQKIFGEAITKDYVLFINSTDSLVDVKEKIADYSKNPNTFLWVAAKKNFSKPKTGRYLIKQGMSNNDLVNMLRSGNQTALKISFNNQDTLEKFAGRIAEQLELDSIAIINSFTEKEFLTKNKLNKKSVLQICIPNSYEFYWTVSADKFRNKLLREYNRFWNASRLAKAKALKLTKDDVITLASIVQKETAQKVERPIVAGLYLNRLKNGWPLQADPTIIYCIKEVKGQDYVVKRVLNVDLEINSPYNTYKNRGLPPTLISMPDISSIDGVLNAQKHDYFYMCVNVDKFGYHSFAKTLAQHNRNAAKYQNWLNKKGVNR